The proteins below come from a single Bacteroidota bacterium genomic window:
- a CDS encoding NAD-dependent DNA ligase LigA: MDKKEAKQRIESLKKWLKKWNYEYFVLNRNDISEAARDKIKKELHELEDQFPEFVTPDSPTQRVGSVLSGKFAKIKHLRAKQSLMDCFSDEELEAWEERNQKLVPGEKLDYITEYKLDGLNLSLIYEKGKLHRAITRGDGVYGEDVTHSVRTIPSVPLELREIGGAKPEDYPVIEVSGEVYMSIKSFNELNKSEGQVFANPRNAAAGTVRQLDPRVSADRKLDMYFYSIY; encoded by the coding sequence ATGGACAAAAAAGAAGCAAAACAGCGGATTGAAAGCCTGAAGAAGTGGCTTAAGAAGTGGAACTACGAGTATTTCGTGTTGAATCGGAACGATATTTCCGAGGCTGCGCGCGATAAGATCAAGAAGGAACTTCATGAGCTGGAGGATCAGTTTCCTGAATTTGTGACGCCCGACTCCCCTACTCAGCGAGTCGGAAGCGTGCTTTCGGGCAAGTTCGCCAAAATCAAACACCTCCGAGCCAAACAATCGCTAATGGACTGCTTTTCGGATGAGGAGCTGGAGGCATGGGAAGAGCGGAATCAGAAACTGGTTCCCGGTGAAAAGCTCGACTATATAACGGAGTACAAGCTGGATGGCCTGAACCTTTCGCTTATTTACGAAAAAGGTAAGTTACATCGGGCCATCACGCGTGGTGACGGAGTTTATGGGGAGGATGTGACTCACAGTGTCCGTACCATACCAAGCGTTCCACTGGAGCTGAGGGAAATCGGTGGGGCGAAACCCGAAGATTATCCTGTCATTGAAGTGAGTGGCGAAGTCTATATGAGCATCAAGAGCTTTAATGAACTCAACAAATCGGAGGGGCAGGTGTTTGCGAATCCACGTAATGCGGCGGCGGGCACCGTCAGACAGCTGGACCCAAGAGTATCCGCTGACCGCAAGCTGGATATGTATTTCTACAGTATTTAT